The proteins below come from a single Serratia fonticola genomic window:
- a CDS encoding FGGY-family carbohydrate kinase has protein sequence MNNQQQVVIGVDVGSGSARAGVFDLSGTMLAHASQEITLFRGPENYVEQSSREIWQAVCTSIKQAVAASGISPSNVAGIGFDATCSLVVLDADGNPLAVGPSEDPDRNIIVWMDHRATEQAERINATGHPVLNYVGGKISPEMETPKLLWLKENRRAVYDSAWQFFDLADFLTWRATGDLARSVCTVTCKWTYLAHEKRWDPDYFRTIGLEELADEAFRRIGEHIKEPGTPCGNGLTAEAAKEMGLVVGTPVAVGLIDAHAGGIGTVGVGGGVTNNLAYVFGTSSCTMTTTQNPAFVPGVWGPYYSAMVPGFWLNEGGQSAAGAAIKQLVSFHPAAPEAAEQAKALGISLPTLLADLALAKMVSASEAAKLANGLHVVPEFLGNRAPFADPHSRAVVAGLGMESNLDNLVALYVAGICGIGYGLRQILDAQSQMGVTVEQIVISGGAGRHPLVRQLLADSCGCTVVTTKAEEPVLLGSAILGAVAGKVATSVEQAMAQFSELDSQYQPNADFRQLHANRYEAYKLLQSAAKRIREELQ, from the coding sequence CCTGTTCCGCGGCCCAGAAAATTATGTTGAACAATCCAGCCGTGAGATATGGCAAGCGGTGTGCACCAGCATCAAGCAGGCGGTTGCCGCATCCGGCATTTCCCCAAGTAACGTGGCAGGCATCGGCTTTGATGCCACCTGCTCCCTGGTGGTACTCGATGCAGACGGCAACCCCCTGGCAGTAGGGCCATCTGAAGATCCCGACCGAAACATTATCGTGTGGATGGACCATCGGGCAACGGAGCAGGCCGAGCGAATCAACGCTACCGGGCATCCTGTACTTAACTACGTTGGCGGAAAAATCTCCCCAGAAATGGAAACGCCCAAGCTGCTTTGGCTGAAGGAGAACCGTCGTGCGGTCTACGATAGCGCCTGGCAGTTCTTCGACCTGGCCGATTTCCTGACCTGGCGCGCCACAGGGGATCTGGCTCGTTCCGTCTGTACGGTGACCTGCAAATGGACCTATCTGGCCCATGAGAAACGTTGGGACCCGGACTATTTCCGTACCATCGGCCTTGAAGAGTTGGCAGACGAAGCGTTCCGCCGCATTGGGGAACATATCAAAGAACCTGGTACGCCTTGTGGCAATGGCCTGACGGCAGAAGCGGCCAAAGAAATGGGATTAGTAGTGGGCACGCCTGTCGCCGTGGGCTTGATTGATGCCCATGCTGGCGGGATTGGTACTGTCGGTGTTGGCGGTGGCGTCACCAATAACCTGGCTTACGTGTTTGGCACGTCGTCCTGCACGATGACCACCACGCAAAACCCGGCGTTTGTCCCAGGCGTTTGGGGGCCATATTACTCTGCAATGGTGCCGGGATTTTGGTTGAATGAAGGTGGGCAGAGCGCGGCGGGGGCGGCGATCAAGCAGTTGGTCTCGTTCCACCCCGCGGCACCAGAGGCTGCGGAGCAGGCTAAGGCATTGGGTATTTCACTGCCAACCTTGTTGGCCGATTTGGCGCTGGCCAAAATGGTTTCTGCGTCGGAAGCGGCAAAACTCGCCAATGGTCTGCATGTGGTTCCCGAGTTCCTTGGTAACCGCGCCCCGTTTGCCGATCCTCATTCCCGTGCCGTGGTTGCCGGGTTGGGTATGGAGAGCAACCTCGATAACCTGGTGGCCCTGTATGTTGCCGGAATTTGCGGGATTGGCTATGGGCTCAGGCAAATCCTCGATGCCCAGTCCCAGATGGGCGTCACCGTTGAGCAGATCGTGATCAGCGGCGGGGCTGGCCGTCATCCGTTGGTACGGCAGTTGCTGGCGGATAGCTGTGGCTGCACGGTAGTGACAACCAAGGCGGAGGAGCCGGTATTGCTGGGGTCGGCGATCCTGGGTGCAGTGGCGGGGAAGGTTGCCACCTCGGTGGAGCAGGCGATGGCGCAGTTTTCCGAGTTGGATAGCCAATACCAACCGAATGCGGATTTCCGCCAGTTGCACGCCAATCGCTATGAGGCCTATAAGCTGTTGCAAAGTGCGGCCAAACGGATCCGTGAGGAGCTGCAATAA